One Bacteroidales bacterium genomic window, TTCCAATGCCTGGTTTAATCTTCTCTGCCCTTCAAATCTGAAAGGAATAGTAACAATTGCAATAGTTAGTATTCCCTGTTCTTTTGCTTCCTGTGCAATAATTGGTGCAGCTCCTGTGCCTGTTCCGCCACCCATTCCTGCCGTAATAAATACCATTTTAGTATTATGAGAAAGTACTTCAGAAATAGTTTCTAAACTTTCAATAGCTGCCTGTTTTCCATGTTCCGGTTTACTACCTGCACCCCTACCCTGTGTTAAAGATGCTCCTAACTGAACTTTTACAGGAACAGAACTGTTTTTTAAAGCTTGTGCATCTGTATTGCAAATCACAAAATCAACATCAGTTATTCCTTGTTTAAACATGTGATTAACTGCATTGCTTCCTCCCCCACCAACACCAATAACTTTTATTATTGATGACTGGTCTTTTGGCAAATCGAAGTTCATTAATTCTACTGACATAATTTATTATTTAAAATTTTTTATTTAAAATATAGGTTCTACTGTTATATTTCGACTCCATTTCGACTCCATTTCGACTACGCTCAATGTAAACGCTCAATATAAATTTTAGAGGAAATAATTAAATGTATAAATGCTTAAATGCTTAAATGCTATTTCCTGTAAGATTAATTTTTATACTTCGACTTCGCTCAGCATATAGCTTTTGTCATAATTTTCTATAATTATTTTATCATTTTATCATTACCCATAAAATTCGTAGTAGTACCAAAATATATTTACATTTTACTATCATCTACCTCAAATAATTCGCTGAATTTTTCAAGGAAACCATTAATCATTTTATTCTTTTTATTTTTAGGTTGATTTGTTTTTTTCATATCATCTTCAAATAATTCAGGGTCTTCGTTTTTATTATCCAAAATTTCACCATTATCTTCAATATCCTGATAACCTTTTAATACCAGACCAATACTTGTTGAATATTTAGGTTGATTAACTTCAGGAATTACATCACTTATAAGATGTTGATTTGGCAATCCCAGTCTAACTTCATAACCTGTTTTATATGAAACCAATTGAGGCAAATTTTTAAGTAAAGCTCCTCCCCCTGTTAATACAATACCTGCACCGAGTTTATCACTAATTCCTGAAGCTTCAATTTCGAAGTATATTTCTGCAATAATCTCTTCCATTCTTGATTGAATAATATGAGCAAGACTTTCAAATGAAATTTCCTTAGGCGGACGTCCACTAATACCCTCAACAGATGCAACTTTATTTTTTAAAGAATTATTAACAATGGCTGAACCAAATTGTATTTTTAAATGTTCAGCTTGTGCTTCAAGAATTGTGCATCCTTTTTTGATATCGCTTGTAATAATATTTCCACCAAAAGGAATAACAGCAGTATGTTGAATTATACCTTCATAGTAAATTGCAATGTCTGTTGTTCCGCCACCAATATCAACCAAAGTAACACCAACCTCTTTTTCATCATCAGTTAAAACCGCATCTGATGAAGCAAGAGGCTCAAGAATTAATTTATTTACATTAAGCCCTGTGCGTTTCACACATTTTTTAATATTATTTGCTGAAGTAATTTGCCCAATTACAATATGAAAATTAGCTTCAATTCTTTTACCAAACATTCCTACCGGATTTTTTATACCCGTCTCACTATCAACTATATAGCTCTGCGGTAGAACGTGTATAATTTCTTCTCCTACCTCAATAGGAATTTTATACATATCCTCAATAAGTTCCTGCACTTCATCCTTTGTAATTTCATTATCATAAGAATCCCTATTATTGTATCCCCTTGTTCTTATACTTTTTATATGTTGACCTGCAATTCCAACATAAACATCAGTTAATCTAATCCCTGATTGATTTTGAGCCAAATTAATTGCATTTTTAATTGAATTAACCGTTTCTTCAATATTAAGAACGACACCTCTTTTAACACCATTAGAAGGAGAATCCCCCATTCCAAGAATTTCAATTTTTCCATCATCGTGTTTTTTTCCTATCATTACTACAATTTTTGTAGTACCAATATCAATTGCTGCAACAAGATTTTTTTTATTATTCATAATTTTATCGTTTAGTACAAATAACCTGATTATTATACTTTAAATTAATTTTTTTATATTTATTCCATCCTTCACTTTTTAAACCAACCTCATATAAAGCTTTAAGATTTCGGAATTTTTCACGGTAATTTTCAATATTTCCAAATTCAATGATTTGTGGACCCACACGTGGTATTAATTCATATTCATTTCCTATGACAAAAATTTGCTCAATTTGCGCCAACCAAAAATTATCGTCATTAATAAATTTTGCCAGAAAATATAAATCTCTTAAAACAAATTTTCTGTTTAATTCGTCATAATCAGTAAAAGAAATAATATCTTTTGTATATCTTAATAAATATGGTTCGTTCAAATCGCCATTAGCAACCAACACATGAGCTGTATAATTATCAGATAACGGCATTAATGCTCCTTCGCTATCAATATAGTAACTCTCTCTATTATAATTAATTATGCGTAATATTGGTTTTCTTTGTTTAATATCAATTTTCAGTTTTCCATTAATCGTATTGTAGATTTCGGCTTTTTTTACTGATGGATGATTGTATATTAATGTTTCTAATTTTGTAAGATTAAGACTATCCAAAGAAGTCCCTAATATTTTCCGCCCCTTGTCATTTATTAAAGAAATAATATCATCTTCTTCAACAAAATTATTATTTGTTTTATCAATAATATAAACTTCAACTTCGTTACAAAGAATTTGTTTACGTTTTGCAGAAACAAAACCTAATGTAGTAACCAAAAAGGAGATAAGTAAAACCCAAATTACTATTTCTTTAATTTTTCTCATTCAAATTTTGTTTGTAAAATATATGTTTACAAGAATTTTATTTTTTCATACTCTTTCATCATACTAATTAAAATTTGCCTATAATATCTCGTTATTCCGCAGGATGTAAATTTTGTTTTTCAAATT contains:
- the ftsA gene encoding cell division protein FtsA: MNNKKNLVAAIDIGTTKIVVMIGKKHDDGKIEILGMGDSPSNGVKRGVVLNIEETVNSIKNAINLAQNQSGIRLTDVYVGIAGQHIKSIRTRGYNNRDSYDNEITKDEVQELIEDMYKIPIEVGEEIIHVLPQSYIVDSETGIKNPVGMFGKRIEANFHIVIGQITSANNIKKCVKRTGLNVNKLILEPLASSDAVLTDDEKEVGVTLVDIGGGTTDIAIYYEGIIQHTAVIPFGGNIITSDIKKGCTILEAQAEHLKIQFGSAIVNNSLKNKVASVEGISGRPPKEISFESLAHIIQSRMEEIIAEIYFEIEASGISDKLGAGIVLTGGGALLKNLPQLVSYKTGYEVRLGLPNQHLISDVIPEVNQPKYSTSIGLVLKGYQDIEDNGEILDNKNEDPELFEDDMKKTNQPKNKKNKMINGFLEKFSELFEVDDSKM